A portion of the candidate division KSB1 bacterium genome contains these proteins:
- a CDS encoding xanthine dehydrogenase family protein subunit M: protein MKPAPFKFFAPTSIDEALDHLENYGYDAKILAGGQSLIPTMNFRLAQPAVLIDLNKVKDLFFVNQSESGAIRIGAMTRQRQIEKSELIKDQAPLIHEAMPFIAHPQIRNRGTIGGSIAHADPSGELPALALALEAKFKLVKKSGERWVVAQDFFIGLFSTDLQPEEILTEISIPVLAKRSGCAFQEISRRHGDYAMVGVAAVVTLDEHGKCENAAITLLSVGDAPVQAHKAEQLLIGEKASAKVIEAAAEMVSSSDIDPPNDIHASAKFRRHLAKVLTKRVLTQAFQRANKS from the coding sequence ATGAAACCAGCCCCATTTAAATTCTTCGCCCCGACTTCTATTGATGAAGCATTAGACCATCTGGAAAATTATGGTTACGATGCCAAAATTTTGGCTGGCGGACAAAGCTTGATTCCGACCATGAATTTCCGTTTGGCTCAACCAGCCGTATTAATCGATCTAAACAAAGTGAAGGATTTATTTTTTGTTAATCAGAGCGAATCTGGCGCTATTCGGATCGGTGCGATGACCCGCCAACGGCAAATTGAAAAAAGTGAATTGATAAAAGATCAAGCCCCACTTATTCATGAAGCCATGCCATTTATTGCTCATCCCCAAATTCGAAATCGCGGCACAATTGGCGGCAGCATTGCCCACGCCGATCCTTCCGGAGAACTCCCTGCGCTTGCGCTTGCCCTGGAAGCAAAATTCAAACTGGTTAAAAAAAGTGGTGAACGATGGGTAGTTGCTCAGGATTTTTTTATTGGATTATTTTCTACGGATTTACAACCGGAAGAGATCCTTACTGAAATTTCAATTCCGGTTTTGGCAAAGAGGAGTGGATGTGCTTTTCAAGAAATATCCCGCCGCCATGGAGACTATGCCATGGTTGGCGTCGCGGCAGTGGTTACATTGGATGAGCACGGAAAATGTGAAAATGCAGCGATCACCCTTCTAAGCGTAGGTGATGCTCCGGTTCAAGCCCATAAAGCAGAACAATTATTGATCGGGGAAAAGGCAAGTGCGAAGGTGATTGAAGCGGCGGCTGAGATGGTCTCTTCATCGGACATCGACCCTCCAAACGATATCCATGCCTCTGCTAAATTTCGCCGGCATCTGGCCAAAGTATTGACCAAAAGAGTGCTAACCCAGGCGTTTCAAAGAGCGAATAAATCTTAA
- a CDS encoding carbon monoxide dehydrogenase subunit G — translation MKIENEFLFQGNREKVWEALMDPKLLAKAIPGTESLEQIGEDEYSGLLRVGIGPVSGKFTIQIKLTDKTHPESFKMQISAKGIPGFVNGLANIELTEESENSTLMKYTAELSIGGKIAIVGQRLLDSVGKSMTKQGLEALNKELQIKLKD, via the coding sequence ATGAAAATAGAAAATGAATTTTTGTTTCAAGGAAATCGTGAAAAGGTCTGGGAAGCGCTCATGGATCCAAAATTATTGGCAAAAGCCATACCTGGAACTGAGAGTCTGGAACAAATCGGTGAGGATGAATACAGTGGCTTACTGAGAGTCGGGATTGGGCCCGTTAGTGGCAAATTTACTATTCAAATTAAGCTTACAGACAAGACACATCCTGAAAGTTTTAAAATGCAAATATCGGCCAAAGGCATTCCCGGATTTGTGAACGGCTTAGCGAATATAGAATTGACTGAAGAGTCGGAAAATTCAACTTTGATGAAGTATACAGCGGAACTGAGCATTGGCGGAAAGATAGCGATTGTCGGTCAAAGATTGTTGGATTCCGTCGGGAAAAGTATGACAAAGCAGGGCCTGGAAGCATTAAATAAAGAATTGCAAATCAAACTTAAAGATTAG
- a CDS encoding xanthine dehydrogenase family protein: MLHAAFLRSDYAHGKINSIDVSEALKRPGVIAIYTAEDLGDYWQPGPLLVPPPPIKDLIFHERTQVPLAKDKVRHVGEAIAVVVAESRYVAEDALDDIFVDIDPYGAVVDIEKALSPDAPLIHDDLKSNLAAHVIQEKGNYESIKNQADCIIKRRFIYDRGVAAAIENRVVVANWNDKSKKLKIWDTTQAPIPIRNGLAAMLGLSQNQVRVIAPFIGGGFGPKIMMFYPEEVLIPWISMKLKQPVKWTEDRKENFFATTQERSQIHDAEIALTKEGKILGVHDVFIHDTGAYDPYGLTVPINSQCTLLGPYDIPNYYSEFKAVFTNKTTVTPVRGAGRQHGVFVMERLLDFAAKELNIDRTVIRKRNFLKPDQFPHNHQIIFQDFKPLVYDSGDYQPGFEKAEKIIGYDQFIKEKSKHHSQGKHLGIGIVSYIEGTGIGPYEGARVSIDPNGEVCLATGVGTQGQGHFTSFAQIVSEVLSVEVSSVKVMTGDTNEFNWGTGTFASRGAVVAGNACHAAALAVRDKIFNLACEVLETTEGNLELNSGSVFVKNNPDKNISLGELAKLANPLRGAVKPGTEPGLEATAYFGPERGSTANGTHAMIVEVDVDTMMVNIKRYVVVHDCGKVINPMILEGQIQGGVAHGIGNSFYEQLIYDDNGQLLNASFMDYLLPTSLDVPNIESDHTETPSPFNPLGVKGAGEAGAIPTGALFAQAVEDALSQFNLEICEIPLSPNRLFEIFEEARNK; the protein is encoded by the coding sequence ATGTTGCACGCTGCTTTTCTCCGCAGTGATTATGCTCACGGTAAAATCAACAGTATCGATGTCTCTGAAGCGCTTAAACGACCGGGCGTTATTGCTATTTACACAGCTGAAGATTTGGGGGATTATTGGCAACCTGGACCCTTGTTGGTACCGCCTCCACCCATCAAGGATTTGATCTTTCATGAAAGAACGCAAGTCCCATTGGCAAAAGATAAAGTCAGGCACGTGGGAGAAGCGATAGCTGTCGTTGTTGCGGAGAGCCGCTATGTTGCTGAAGATGCATTGGATGATATTTTTGTAGATATCGATCCTTATGGTGCTGTCGTGGATATTGAAAAAGCATTATCACCGGATGCTCCTTTAATTCATGATGATCTTAAATCCAATCTGGCAGCACATGTCATTCAGGAAAAAGGCAATTATGAGTCGATCAAAAACCAGGCTGATTGCATTATCAAACGGCGTTTTATATACGACCGGGGTGTTGCGGCAGCAATCGAAAATCGCGTAGTCGTTGCGAATTGGAACGATAAGAGTAAGAAATTAAAGATATGGGATACGACCCAGGCACCGATTCCTATTCGGAATGGCCTTGCGGCAATGCTGGGACTTTCTCAAAATCAAGTCAGGGTGATTGCACCTTTTATCGGTGGAGGTTTTGGTCCTAAGATTATGATGTTTTATCCGGAAGAAGTATTGATCCCATGGATATCAATGAAATTGAAACAGCCGGTTAAGTGGACAGAAGATCGGAAAGAAAACTTTTTTGCGACGACCCAGGAACGGAGCCAGATCCATGATGCGGAAATTGCCTTAACAAAAGAAGGTAAAATACTAGGTGTGCATGACGTATTCATCCATGATACCGGCGCTTATGATCCTTATGGATTGACAGTTCCTATCAATAGTCAATGTACGCTTTTGGGGCCGTATGATATTCCCAATTATTACTCTGAGTTTAAGGCTGTATTTACCAATAAAACTACTGTAACACCGGTTCGAGGGGCAGGCCGCCAACACGGTGTTTTTGTTATGGAACGGCTGCTTGATTTTGCCGCAAAAGAATTAAATATTGATCGGACAGTTATTCGCAAGAGGAATTTTTTGAAGCCGGATCAGTTTCCTCATAATCATCAAATTATCTTCCAGGACTTTAAGCCGTTAGTGTATGACAGTGGTGATTATCAACCTGGTTTCGAAAAAGCCGAGAAGATTATTGGCTATGACCAATTTATAAAAGAGAAATCAAAACATCATTCACAAGGAAAGCATCTTGGCATTGGCATTGTTTCTTACATCGAAGGAACGGGTATTGGCCCCTATGAGGGCGCACGGGTTTCCATAGATCCAAATGGTGAAGTTTGCCTGGCCACTGGGGTTGGCACCCAGGGACAAGGGCATTTTACTTCATTTGCCCAAATTGTATCCGAAGTGTTGTCCGTCGAGGTGAGCAGTGTAAAAGTGATGACCGGGGATACCAATGAATTTAACTGGGGCACCGGAACCTTTGCCAGCCGTGGCGCTGTCGTAGCCGGTAACGCCTGTCATGCTGCGGCGCTAGCAGTTCGAGACAAAATATTTAATTTGGCTTGTGAAGTATTAGAAACAACTGAAGGCAACCTTGAGCTAAATTCCGGATCAGTCTTTGTCAAAAACAATCCGGACAAAAACATTTCGCTGGGTGAACTGGCAAAACTGGCCAACCCACTCCGTGGCGCCGTAAAGCCGGGAACAGAACCCGGTCTTGAAGCGACTGCTTATTTTGGCCCTGAGCGTGGCAGTACTGCCAATGGTACACATGCCATGATTGTTGAAGTAGATGTGGATACCATGATGGTTAACATAAAAAGATATGTCGTTGTCCACGATTGTGGCAAGGTAATCAATCCAATGATCTTAGAGGGACAAATTCAAGGAGGCGTTGCGCACGGTATTGGAAATTCGTTTTATGAACAATTGATTTATGATGACAACGGACAGCTGTTGAATGCATCTTTTATGGACTATCTTCTGCCAACCTCTTTGGATGTGCCGAATATTGAATCTGACCATACGGAAACACCTTCTCCTTTTAATCCTCTCGGTGTAAAAGGCGCAGGCGAAGCCGGAGCAATACCAACCGGTGCGTTGTTCGCTCAAGCTGTAGAAGATGCCTTATCACAATTTAATTTGGAAATCTGTGAAATTCCGTTAAGCCCTAACCGTCTTTTTGAGATTTTTGAAGAGGCGAGGAATAAATAA
- a CDS encoding GxxExxY protein, with the protein MNRVERNSLSGIILDSSIEVHKNLGPGLLESVYETCLCKELNLKGIKYKKQLSLPINYKGFQLDSDFRIDILIENEIIVELKAIESLLPVHEAQLLTYLKLANKRLGLLINFNVPKLVDGFKRMISGFD; encoded by the coding sequence ATGAATCGAGTAGAAAGAAATAGTTTAAGCGGAATTATTCTCGATTCATCCATTGAAGTTCATAAGAATCTCGGACCTGGTCTGTTGGAATCAGTATATGAAACTTGTTTGTGTAAAGAGTTAAATCTTAAAGGAATTAAATATAAAAAGCAGCTTTCATTGCCTATCAATTATAAAGGATTTCAATTAGATTCAGATTTTAGAATAGACATTTTAATTGAAAACGAAATCATCGTCGAATTGAAAGCAATAGAGAGTTTATTGCCAGTTCATGAAGCTCAATTGTTAACCTATTTAAAACTTGCTAATAAAAGATTAGGTTTGTTAATCAATTTTAATGTGCCAAAGTTAGTAGATGGATTTAAACGAATGATTAGTGGATTTGATTAA
- a CDS encoding (2Fe-2S)-binding protein: MEKIKLSLSVNGEKYERSIPPNLLLSDFIRQELTLTGTHVGCEHGVCGACTILLDGQAVRSCILFAVQADGHDLLTVEGLTKNGDENLHPLQSAFREAHGLQCGFCTPGILLTLIPFLEDYENPSEQEIREALSGNLCRCTGYQNIVKAVILYSTQRYKDKPQRHRDTETQRHREKKVKREERNRLSGIILDSSIEVHKRQEYSPQRHRDTEKTNESSRKK; this comes from the coding sequence ATAGAGAAAATTAAACTTTCACTTTCGGTAAATGGAGAGAAGTACGAGAGATCAATACCTCCGAATCTGCTGTTAAGTGATTTTATCCGACAGGAGTTAACCCTAACCGGTACACATGTCGGTTGTGAGCATGGTGTTTGTGGTGCGTGTACAATTTTACTGGATGGCCAGGCAGTTCGGTCTTGTATATTATTCGCTGTGCAAGCAGACGGACATGATCTGCTTACCGTTGAAGGCTTGACAAAAAATGGCGACGAGAACCTCCATCCGCTACAATCAGCTTTCCGGGAAGCACATGGATTGCAATGTGGATTTTGCACGCCTGGTATTTTGCTTACTTTAATCCCTTTCCTGGAAGATTATGAAAATCCCAGTGAACAAGAAATTAGAGAAGCATTATCAGGTAATCTCTGCAGATGCACGGGATACCAGAATATTGTAAAAGCAGTAATACTTTATTCAACACAAAGGTATAAAGATAAACCACAGAGACACAGAGACACAGAGACACAGAGACACAGAGAAAAGAAAGTGAAACGAGAAGAAAGAAATAGACTGAGCGGAATTATTCTCGATTCATCCATTGAAGTTCATAAAAGGCAAGAATATTCACCACAGAGGCACAGAGACACAGAGAAAACAAATGAATCGAGTAGAAAGAAATAG
- a CDS encoding class I SAM-dependent methyltransferase — translation MKKSSLNNDLNNYSKTNRKLWNGLTRIHEKSDFYNLEEFKSSRNSLKQIEIEEVGEVAGKSILHLQCHFGLDSLSWAVKGAQVTGVDFSSEAISLADSLSRELQIPVHFICSDIYDLPDSLNQKFDIVFTSYGVLNWLHDLNKWASLIAHYLKPGGFLYMIEFHPLLGMLNDDGEFEYGYFFHSQPERFFQQGSYANPNADFSQESYEWTHGLGEIVTALIKTGLEIEFLHEFPFSSYNCYPFLEAKKPGQYVLKNERPSIPLMFSIKAKV, via the coding sequence ATGAAAAAGTCAAGTTTGAATAATGATCTAAACAATTATTCAAAAACCAATCGCAAATTGTGGAATGGTTTGACAAGAATTCACGAGAAGTCAGATTTCTATAACCTGGAAGAATTTAAATCAAGCCGCAATTCATTGAAACAAATTGAAATAGAAGAAGTTGGGGAAGTTGCCGGTAAATCCATCCTTCACTTACAATGCCATTTTGGCTTAGATTCACTCTCCTGGGCGGTGAAAGGGGCGCAAGTAACCGGTGTGGATTTTTCGAGTGAAGCGATTTCTCTTGCCGATTCATTAAGCCGGGAATTACAAATACCTGTACATTTCATCTGTTCGGATATATACGATTTGCCGGATAGTCTAAACCAAAAATTCGATATCGTCTTTACATCTTACGGTGTCCTTAATTGGCTGCATGATTTGAATAAATGGGCAAGTTTGATTGCTCATTATCTCAAACCTGGTGGTTTCCTTTATATGATTGAATTTCATCCTTTGCTAGGTATGTTAAATGATGATGGAGAATTTGAATATGGTTACTTCTTTCATTCTCAACCGGAACGTTTTTTTCAGCAAGGATCTTATGCAAATCCGAATGCGGATTTTTCGCAAGAGTCGTATGAGTGGACGCACGGCTTAGGTGAGATTGTTACTGCTTTAATCAAAACGGGACTTGAAATCGAATTTCTTCATGAATTTCCTTTTAGTTCCTATAATTGCTATCCATTTCTGGAAGCAAAAAAACCTGGACAATATGTTCTAAAAAATGAGCGCCCCTCAATTCCGCTGATGTTTTCTATAAAGGCAAAAGTCTGA
- a CDS encoding DUF1572 family protein — MREPRIIYFYELTNSAVEVFLLRPVMDPLDNYLNEIKTQFIKHKGLIENSIHQINEKQFFHQMDEASNSIAILVKHLSGNLISRWSKFLTSDGEKPDRNRDAEFIIAESDTKNEQETG; from the coding sequence TTGCGAGAACCCAGGATAATATATTTCTACGAACTTACAAACTCCGCAGTTGAAGTTTTTCTTTTACGCCCTGTCATGGATCCGCTCGATAATTATCTCAACGAAATAAAAACCCAATTTATAAAACATAAGGGACTTATTGAAAACTCTATTCACCAAATAAATGAAAAACAATTCTTTCACCAAATGGATGAAGCATCCAACAGTATTGCAATTCTTGTGAAACATTTGTCGGGGAATTTGATTTCTCGTTGGTCGAAATTTCTTACTTCAGATGGCGAGAAGCCGGATCGAAATCGGGATGCCGAATTCATTATCGCCGAGTCTGACACAAAAAATGAACAAGAAACAGGCTAA
- a CDS encoding carboxy terminal-processing peptidase, which produces MKKKLLKGFILVLSLSILLGSKTYDSDKISYQQLSPEQEHQQISRLIVRLLTQKHYQKREINDSLSYEIFDRYIDRLDHSRIYFHESDIQSFEKYRYQLDDYLKKGDVDAAYTMFNVYQQRLAERLEYVFNRLKTEFDFTIDEYIEFDRETLPWSKTTAELDEIWRKRLKHDALNLKLSGKDWEGITSTLEKRYKRIQTNLSQFQSEDVFQIFMNALSESFDPHTSYFSPKSFDDFKIRMSQAFEGIGARLQTENEFTKVVEIVPGGPADKGKLLFPNDRIIGVAQGPDGELVDVVGWRLDDVVQLIRGKKGTTVQLQILSAERGANAAPETIAIVRDKVKLEDQSAKSEILEIEHGEKDFKFGVITIPTFYSDFEARRRGEKEYKSTSRDVRKLLDDLKQQLVDGIIIDLRNNGGGFLNESVELTGLFIEQGPVVQVRDRRGRVNVERDSDRELAYDGPLAVLMNRLSASASEIFSAAIQDYNRGIIIGSQSFGKGTVQNAIDLNRYVKNPSKKLGQLKLTVAKFYRIDGGSTQHVGVIPDISFPSRFNLMEIGENSRDNALLWDEIEPLQYDNLKAVSKVIPQLDRRSNLRLSRNEDFASLKENLAEYKDRREKTRVTLQEDKRKKEREKANKKKDSDSSKDVDANKDKKKKDLLLNESAHILSDYIIISQN; this is translated from the coding sequence ATGAAAAAGAAATTATTAAAAGGTTTTATACTCGTTCTTTCGCTTTCTATTTTATTGGGAAGCAAGACCTATGATTCTGATAAAATTTCCTATCAACAATTATCACCGGAACAGGAACATCAGCAAATAAGCCGGCTTATAGTGCGCTTGTTAACCCAAAAACACTACCAGAAAAGAGAAATTAATGATTCTCTATCCTATGAAATTTTTGACCGTTATATCGATCGTCTCGATCACAGCCGCATTTATTTTCATGAGTCGGATATCCAGTCATTTGAAAAATATCGTTACCAATTGGATGACTATTTAAAGAAAGGGGATGTTGATGCTGCTTACACAATGTTCAATGTATATCAACAAAGATTAGCGGAACGGTTGGAATATGTTTTTAATCGTCTCAAGACAGAGTTTGATTTTACAATTGATGAATATATTGAATTTGATCGTGAGACTTTACCCTGGTCAAAGACAACAGCAGAACTCGATGAAATTTGGCGCAAACGCCTAAAACATGATGCCCTTAATCTAAAACTCTCCGGCAAAGATTGGGAGGGGATAACCAGCACTTTAGAAAAACGCTATAAAAGAATTCAAACCAACCTGTCTCAATTTCAAAGTGAGGATGTTTTTCAAATATTCATGAACGCACTTTCAGAATCATTTGATCCCCACACCAGTTATTTCTCCCCTAAGAGTTTTGATGATTTTAAAATTAGAATGAGCCAGGCATTTGAAGGGATTGGCGCCAGGTTACAGACTGAAAATGAGTTTACAAAAGTTGTGGAGATTGTTCCTGGGGGCCCTGCTGATAAAGGAAAACTTTTATTTCCAAATGATAGAATCATAGGAGTAGCTCAAGGTCCTGACGGTGAACTGGTTGATGTTGTTGGTTGGCGGCTGGATGATGTGGTTCAATTAATTCGGGGAAAGAAAGGGACCACGGTGCAATTACAAATTTTGTCGGCAGAAAGAGGTGCAAATGCGGCGCCTGAGACTATTGCGATCGTCCGAGATAAAGTGAAACTTGAAGATCAATCTGCAAAAAGTGAAATCCTGGAAATTGAACATGGTGAAAAGGACTTTAAATTTGGGGTAATAACAATCCCAACTTTTTATTCAGATTTTGAAGCAAGGCGAAGAGGCGAAAAAGAATACAAGAGTACCAGTCGAGATGTTAGAAAACTATTGGATGATTTAAAACAACAATTAGTCGATGGGATCATCATCGATCTTCGTAACAATGGCGGTGGTTTTTTGAATGAATCGGTTGAATTAACCGGGTTGTTTATTGAGCAAGGTCCGGTAGTTCAAGTTCGGGATCGGCGTGGCAGAGTTAATGTAGAGAGAGATTCGGATAGAGAATTAGCTTATGATGGACCGCTTGCAGTACTTATGAACCGGCTTAGCGCTTCGGCTTCGGAAATATTTTCTGCAGCTATACAGGATTACAATAGAGGAATCATCATTGGCAGTCAATCTTTTGGCAAAGGTACTGTCCAAAACGCCATTGATCTGAACAGGTACGTGAAAAACCCATCGAAAAAATTGGGTCAACTTAAATTAACCGTAGCTAAATTTTATCGTATCGATGGCGGCAGTACTCAACATGTGGGAGTAATCCCGGACATCTCCTTTCCTTCTCGATTTAATCTAATGGAGATCGGTGAAAATTCGAGAGACAATGCTTTGTTATGGGACGAAATCGAACCCCTTCAATATGATAATCTAAAGGCTGTTTCAAAGGTTATACCGCAATTGGATCGTCGATCAAATCTACGATTATCCAGAAACGAGGATTTCGCCAGTTTGAAAGAGAATCTGGCTGAGTATAAAGATCGTCGAGAGAAAACACGGGTTACGCTACAAGAAGATAAACGGAAAAAAGAACGGGAAAAAGCGAATAAAAAGAAAGATTCGGATTCGTCAAAGGATGTTGATGCCAATAAGGATAAAAAGAAGAAAGATTTGTTGTTGAATGAAAGCGCTCATATTTTAAGTGATTACATCATAATATCACAAAATTAA